A genomic window from Salvelinus namaycush isolate Seneca chromosome 5, SaNama_1.0, whole genome shotgun sequence includes:
- the LOC120047667 gene encoding zinc-binding protein A33-like, with the protein MKSCLYPNITEVTFDPETAHPLLTLSPSCTSVWFEEDKVIPKASEEEQPPNPRCFHYYYSVMGREGFITGRHYWEVEVGCKTAWRLGVAREDVHRGEMDSSGTSNGLWTLSLKGGAILACTDPKPIKVLVSIKPVRIGVFLDCEKEEVAFYNAVTMTPLYTFSMETVFVPLIPFYNPCDTDDGRNLGPLKLFSPSI; encoded by the exons ATGAAGAGCTGTCTGTACCCAA ATATCACTGAAGTGACCTTTGACCCAGAGACAGCCCACCCCCTCCTCACACTCTCCCCCAGCTGCACTTCTGTGTGGTTCGAGGAGGACAAAGTTATCCCCAAGGCCTCGGAGGAGGAGCAGCCACCCAACCCCCGCTGCTTCCACTACTACTACAGTGTCATGGGCCGAGAAGGCTTCATCACCGGACGCCATTACTGGGAGGTGGAGGTGGGCTGCAAGACAGCGTGGCGGCTGGGTGTGGCCAGGGAGGACGTCCACCGGGGGGAGATGGACTCCAGCGGGACCAGTAACGGTCTCTGGACCCTATCCCTGAAGGGAGGGGCCATCTTGGCCTGTACAGACCCCAAACCCATCAAGGTCCTGGTGTCCATCAAGCCCGTCCGGATCGGAGTGTTCTTAGACTGTGAAAAGGAGGAAGTAGCGTTCTATAACGCTGTTACCATGACGCCGCTGTACACATTCTCCATGGAAACGGTGTTCGTTCCGCTGATCCCCTTCTATAACCCGTGTGACACGGACGATGGGAGGAACCTGGGTCCCCTAAAGCTCTTCAGCCCCTCTATATGA